GAGGGACGGTGCGGGCTCGAGCAGGCGGGCGGACAGCGCCTGCGAGCCCTTCTTGCCCTGGACGACGCCGTACTCCAGCCGCGTCCCGGGCTTGACCGAGGTGACACCGTCCGGCAGCGAGGACGCGTGCAGGAACACGGACTCACCGTCGTCTCCGGAGATGAACCCGAACCCCTTCTGGTCGTCGTAGAACTTGACCTTGCCGGTGGGCATGCGTGGACTCCTCGTGGTCGTGGAACGGCCGTGGTGCGTCGGATATCCTGGGTCGATGGCCAAGCCGACCCGATCCACCGGGACCCCCCGCGACGCAGCGGACTCCTCGGTGACGTTCAATCGTACCGAACGCGTCCTCGGGTTCATGGTCGGGGGCATCTTCATCGCCGCCTTCCTGTGCATCGCGGCCATGATCGTGATGTGGCTGACCGTCCCGAGCGCCCAGGGTTCGATGCCCTGGCCCGTGATCATGGCGATCCCGCTGATCGGTCTGCCGATCGGGATGGTGCTCGTCTTCGTCCTCCTCGGTCTCACCTGGTCCAAGCGCGCCCGCGAGAACCGGTCGGCACGCTGAGGACCGGCGACGACCGGAGCGGCGGACGATGACGACCACCGCAGACCTCGCCGCACGCCTGCGCGCGACGCCCGACGACGACCTCGAACGACTCGTCGTCGCCCGACGGCTGCCCGCGGCCGTCCTCGCGGACTCCGGTCCGCAGCACGCCGCCGACTTCTTCGACCTCGCCGAGGCGCTGCGGACCGACGACGCCGTCGACGCCGCACTCGAGCACCTGCCCCGTGCCGCGCTGCTCGCGCTGCGGGACGGCGAGGCGGGTGACGCACTCGCCCCCGCCGTGGCGCTCGGCCTGGCGGACGCGTCCGGCGGCGTCGACGACGCGGTCGCGGCCCGCTTGGCCGCCCACCCCGACCTCGTGGCACTGGACCGGACAGGAGGCCCGTCCGGCGTCCGGCGGTCGGGCGACGTCACGCAGGCGGCTGACCCCGACCGCGCGCGCGCCACGGGTGCCGAACGCGCCTTCACGACGATGACCGTCCTCGCCGAGCTCCTGCGCGCCGTCCGCGCCGGGAGCGTGAAGGAGCTCGTGAAGGGCGGGATCGGGACGCCGCTCGCCAGGATCCTCGGCGAGCGCACCGGCACCGATCCCGAGCTCGTGCCCGACCGGCTCGCGCTCCTCGCCCGCGTCGGGTTCGCCGACCCCGGCGAAGGGCTCTGGCACACCACACCGGCGGGCGACGACTGGCTCGTCGCGCCGTGGCCGGACCGCTGGGTCGGGCTCGCCGGGCGCTGGCGGGACGCCCTCGACCCGGCGGTGCACGACGTGCTCGAGACCGCCGGCGACGACCTGCGCGACCTCGTGGCGCTCGGGCGCTGGGCGTACCCGGCCGGTGCGCGGTGGCTCGACTCGGAGCTCCTCGTCGTGGCCGGCACCGCGGAGTCCATCGGGCTCGCGGTCGACGGTGTGCTCACCCCGACCGGTCGGGCCGTGCTCGACGGGGACGCCGACGCCGCCGCCGCCGACCTGCCGCCCACGGTCGAGGGCGTGTACCTGCAGCACGACCTGACGGTCATCGCTCCCGGGCCGCTCTCCCCCGCCGACGACGCGGCCCTCCGCTCGGTGGCCGACCTCGAGGCCCCGGGGCTCGCGGCCCGGTACCGCGTGTCCGAGGAGTCCGTCCGCCGTGCCCTCCGCGCCGGCAGCACGAAGGACGAGCTCCTCGCGCTGCTGGACCGGCTGTCCGCCACGGGCGTGCCGCAGCCGCTCGGCTACCTCGTCGAGCAGGTCGCCGGACGCGACGGCAGCATCGTCGTCGACGTCGGACCGGGCGGGGTCGGCACCCGGGTGCACGGCACGCCGGACCAGCTCGACCTGGTCGGGGTCGACGCCGAGCTCCGCCAGCTCACGTGGGAGCGGCCCGACCTGACGACCCTCGTGACCCGGCACCCGGCGCACGTGGTGCACGCGGCGCTCGAGGACCAGCGCTACCCGGCCGTGCTGACGGCCGCAGCCCGCCCCGCGACGCAGGGCGTGCCTCCCGTCCGTCGCCGTGCCGCCGGACGCACGCCGGAACAGGCGGCGCACGCACTCGTCGAGCGGCTGCGGCTGACGACCGAGCGCGGCGAGGCGGAGCCGGAGCAGGAGTGGCTCGGCCGGCAGATCGACCTGGCCGTGCGGGGGAAGACCCCGATCCGGCTGACGGTGCGCATGCCGGACGGATCCGAACGGCCCGTCTCGATCATCCCGACCTCCGTCGCGGCCGGCCGTGTGCGCGGACGGGACACGGCGGTCGACGTCGAACGCACCCTGCCGCTGTCGCTCGTCGTGGCGGTCGAGAGCGAGGCGTGACGCCGAGGGCCGCGACGCGCAGCGTCCGGGCCGGGCACGGCAGCTCGCAGCCGCGACGCCTAGGCTGATCCGTCATGAACGGACCGCTGATCGTGCAGAGCGACCGCACCGTGCTCCTCGAGGTCGCGCACCCCGACGCCGAGGACGCGCGGCACGAGCTCGCCGCCTTCGCCGAGCTCGAACGCGCCCCGGAGCACGTGCACACGTACCGGATCACGCGGCTCGGGCTCTGGAACGCACGGGCGGCGGGGCACGACGCCGAGGCGATGATCGGCACGCTCGAGCGCTTCGCGAAGTTCCCGGTCCCGCAGAGCGTCACGGTGGACATCCGCGACACGGTGTCGCGCTACGGACGGCTCGTGATCCGGCGTGAGGAGCGTCCGGACGCCCCGGTGATCGCGAACTCACCCACCGAGGAGCTCGAGCGCCAGCCCGTGCTGCTCCTGACGGCCGAGGACCCGTCCGTCCTGGCCGAGGTGACCCGTTCGAAGCGGATCAAGCCGCTGCTCGGCGACCAGCGGTCGTCCTCGGAGATCGAGCTGCAGCCGTGGGCACGGGGCCAGGTCAAGCAGGAGCTCGTGAAGCTCGGCTGGCCGGCCGAGGACCTCGCCGGCTACACGCCCGGGCAGCCGCACCCGATCGACCTCGACACCGCGTCGTGGCACATGCGGCCGTACCAGGAGCAGGCGGTCGACACCTTCTTCGCGCAGGGTTCCGGCGTCGTCGTGCTCCCCTGCGGCGCGGGCAAGACGCTGGTCGGTGCCGGTGCTATGGCGACCGTCAAGGCGACGACGCTCATCCTCGTCACGAACACCGTGTCCGCGCGGCAGTGGCGCGACGAGCTCCTCCGCCGGACGAGCCTGACCGCGGACGACATCGGCGAGTACTCGGGCACGTCGAAGGAGATCCGCCCGGTCACCATCGCGACGTACCAGATCCTCACCGCCCGCCGGAAGGGCGAGTACACGCACCTGTCGCTCCTCGACGCCCTCGACTGGGGCCTCATCGTCTACGACGAGGTCCACCTGCTCCCCGCGCCGGTGTTCAAGCTGACGGCGGACCTGCAGGCGCGCCGTCGGCTCGGCCTGACCGCGACGCTCGTGCGCGAGGACGGGCGTGAGAGCGACGTGTTCTCGCTGATCGGGCCGAAGCGCTACGACGCCCCGTGGAAGGAGATCGAGGCGCAGGGCTACATCTCCCCCGCCGCCTGCTACGAGGTCCGGATCGACCTGCCGCACGCCGACCGGTTGGAGTACGCCGCGTCCGGCGACGACGAGCGCTACCGGCTCGCCGCGACGTCACCGGCGAAGACCCCGGTCGTGCGGGAGCTCATCGAGAAGCACCGCGGCGAGCAGATCCTGGTGATCGGCCAGTACATCGACCAGCTCGACGCGCTGGCGGAGTCGCTCGACGCCGCGGAGATCACCGGGGCGACGCCCGTCGACGAACGCGAGCGGCTGTTCCAGGCGTTCCGGCAGGGTGACATCGACGTCCTGGTCGTCTCGAAGGTCGCGAACTTCTCCGTCGACCTGCCCGACGCGACCGTGGCGATCCAGGTGTCCGGCTCCTTCGGGTCCCGTCAGGAAGAGGCCCAGCGACTGGGCCGACTCCTGCGCCCGAACAAGGACGGTCTGCCGGCGTCGTTCTACACGCTCGTGACGCGGGACACCGTCGACCAGGACTTCGCGCAGAACCGGCAGCGGTTCCTCGCCGAGCAGGGGTACGCGTACACCATCCTCGACGCCGACCAGGTCCAGGCAGCCGCGTAGCCGGCACACGAGTCGCTCCCAGGAAACCTCTAGGGAACGGTCAGAGGATGTGTCCATGACCGATGGCCCCAAGATCCTGATCGTCGACGACGAACCGAACATCCGCGACCTCCTCACGACCTCGCTGCGTTTCGCCGGGTTCGCCGTCCGTGCGGTCGGCAACGGGGCCCAGGCGATCTCGGCCGTGCTCGAGGAGGAACCCGACCTGATCATCCTCGACGTGATGCTCCCCGACATGAACGGCTTCGGCGTCACCAAGCGCCTCCGTTCCTCGGGCTACACCTCGCCGATCCTGTTCCTCACCGCGAAGGACGACACCGAGGACAAGATCACCGGCCTCACCGTCGGCGGCGACGACTACGTCACGAAGCCGTTCTCACTCGACGAGATCGTCGCGCGCATCAAGGCCATCCTGCGCCGCACGATGAACGACGAAGAGGACGCGATCATCCGCGCGGGCGAGCTCACGATGGACCAGGACACGCACGAGGTCACGATCGGCGACGCGCAGATCGAGCTGTCCCCGACCGAGTTCAAGCTCCTCCGCTACCTCATGCTCAACCCGAACCGGGTGCTGTCGAAGGCGCAGATCCTCGACCACGTGTGGGAGTACGACTTCAACGGCGACGCCGGCATCGTCGAGTCCTACATCTCGTACCTGCGCCGGAAGCTCGACCAGTACTCGAGCGAGCCGATCATCCAGACGAAGCGCGGGTTCGGCTACATGCTGAAGGCGACGAAGGCGTCCTAGGGTCGCTCTCTCGGCGGGCGTCCGGTTCCACCGGACGCCCGCCGCTTATCCTCGGGACAGCATGCACACGCGAATGAGCCGCTGGTGGGACGGGATCTCCCTCCGCACGAAGATCACCGGGATCACGGTGCTGCTCGTCGCGCTCGGGCTACTCGTCGCCGGACTCGGCACCATGACGGTGCTGTCGACGTACCTGATGTCGCAGCTCGACAACAACGTCAAGCAGACGACGGAGCAGCTCGAGGGCCAGAACATCAGCGACGGCGAGCAGTACTGCAAGCTGTCCGTCGTCCTGTCGCAGAGCGCCTACGTCGCGGCCTACGACTCCCGGGGCGACCAGATCTGCCAGACGAAGGCGTCGAGCCGGCCGGACATCCGCTCGCTCGACTTCTCGGCAGCCGCGCAGAGCTCGCAGCGCTTCTCGCTGTACGACAGCCAGCACAACCACGAGTGGCGTGCGCAGATCATCCCGGCGTCGCTGCAGAACCAGTCGAGCGGCACGTCGGAGACCGGTTACGTGCTCGTCGCGGTGTCGAGCGCGGACACCGACCAGACCATCGCACGGTTCACGGTCATCTTCCTGGGCTTCGGCATCTCGGTGATCCTGCTCGGCGCGATGCTCACCCGGCTCCTCGTCACGGCCACCTTCGACCCGCTCCGCGACGTCGAGGACACCGCCGCCCGGTTCGCCGCCGGCGACTTCAACCAGCGCCTCGAGGCCGACACCCCGAACACCGAGGTCGGACGGCTCAACCGCTCGCTCAACGCGATGCTCGAGCGGATCGACTCGGCGTTCGAGGACCGCGAGCGCACGATCGACCAGATGCGCCGCTTCGTCGGCGATGCCTCGCACGAGCTCCGGACGCCGCTCGTGTCCCTGCGCGGCTACGCCGAGCTGTACCGGATGGGTGCCCTCCGCAAGGAGGAGGACGTGGCGCAGGCCATGGAGCGCATCGAGAAGGAAGCACAGCGGATGGGCCTGCTCGTGCAGGACCTGCTGCAGCTCGCGCGCATCGACGAGTCGAAGCCGCTGGAGCTCGGACCGGTCGACCTCGTCGCGATCGCCCGCGACTCCGCTCTCGACACGATGGCGTCGAACCCGGACCGCGAGATCCAGGTGCTCGTCGAGGACTCCGTCACCGGGGTGAGCGTCGCGCAGCCCGTGCGGCCGACCCTGGCGAAGGGCGACACCGGCGAGGTCCCCGGTTCGCCCCCGTCGGCGAACACCACCGGGCCGATCGCGTTCTCGCGGCAGACCATCGCGCGCCTGCGTG
The Curtobacterium citreum genome window above contains:
- a CDS encoding cold-shock protein, coding for MPTGKVKFYDDQKGFGFISGDDGESVFLHASSLPDGVTSVKPGTRLEYGVVQGKKGSQALSARLLEPAPSLAKMSRRSADDMAVIVEDLVKELDRISGDFRHGRYPKNGERIAAILRHVADQLDA
- a CDS encoding helicase-associated domain-containing protein, which codes for MTTTADLAARLRATPDDDLERLVVARRLPAAVLADSGPQHAADFFDLAEALRTDDAVDAALEHLPRAALLALRDGEAGDALAPAVALGLADASGGVDDAVAARLAAHPDLVALDRTGGPSGVRRSGDVTQAADPDRARATGAERAFTTMTVLAELLRAVRAGSVKELVKGGIGTPLARILGERTGTDPELVPDRLALLARVGFADPGEGLWHTTPAGDDWLVAPWPDRWVGLAGRWRDALDPAVHDVLETAGDDLRDLVALGRWAYPAGARWLDSELLVVAGTAESIGLAVDGVLTPTGRAVLDGDADAAAADLPPTVEGVYLQHDLTVIAPGPLSPADDAALRSVADLEAPGLAARYRVSEESVRRALRAGSTKDELLALLDRLSATGVPQPLGYLVEQVAGRDGSIVVDVGPGGVGTRVHGTPDQLDLVGVDAELRQLTWERPDLTTLVTRHPAHVVHAALEDQRYPAVLTAAARPATQGVPPVRRRAAGRTPEQAAHALVERLRLTTERGEAEPEQEWLGRQIDLAVRGKTPIRLTVRMPDGSERPVSIIPTSVAAGRVRGRDTAVDVERTLPLSLVVAVESEA
- a CDS encoding DNA repair helicase XPB yields the protein MNGPLIVQSDRTVLLEVAHPDAEDARHELAAFAELERAPEHVHTYRITRLGLWNARAAGHDAEAMIGTLERFAKFPVPQSVTVDIRDTVSRYGRLVIRREERPDAPVIANSPTEELERQPVLLLTAEDPSVLAEVTRSKRIKPLLGDQRSSSEIELQPWARGQVKQELVKLGWPAEDLAGYTPGQPHPIDLDTASWHMRPYQEQAVDTFFAQGSGVVVLPCGAGKTLVGAGAMATVKATTLILVTNTVSARQWRDELLRRTSLTADDIGEYSGTSKEIRPVTIATYQILTARRKGEYTHLSLLDALDWGLIVYDEVHLLPAPVFKLTADLQARRRLGLTATLVREDGRESDVFSLIGPKRYDAPWKEIEAQGYISPAACYEVRIDLPHADRLEYAASGDDERYRLAATSPAKTPVVRELIEKHRGEQILVIGQYIDQLDALAESLDAAEITGATPVDERERLFQAFRQGDIDVLVVSKVANFSVDLPDATVAIQVSGSFGSRQEEAQRLGRLLRPNKDGLPASFYTLVTRDTVDQDFAQNRQRFLAEQGYAYTILDADQVQAAA
- a CDS encoding response regulator transcription factor, yielding MTDGPKILIVDDEPNIRDLLTTSLRFAGFAVRAVGNGAQAISAVLEEEPDLIILDVMLPDMNGFGVTKRLRSSGYTSPILFLTAKDDTEDKITGLTVGGDDYVTKPFSLDEIVARIKAILRRTMNDEEDAIIRAGELTMDQDTHEVTIGDAQIELSPTEFKLLRYLMLNPNRVLSKAQILDHVWEYDFNGDAGIVESYISYLRRKLDQYSSEPIIQTKRGFGYMLKATKAS
- a CDS encoding sensor histidine kinase, which encodes MHTRMSRWWDGISLRTKITGITVLLVALGLLVAGLGTMTVLSTYLMSQLDNNVKQTTEQLEGQNISDGEQYCKLSVVLSQSAYVAAYDSRGDQICQTKASSRPDIRSLDFSAAAQSSQRFSLYDSQHNHEWRAQIIPASLQNQSSGTSETGYVLVAVSSADTDQTIARFTVIFLGFGISVILLGAMLTRLLVTATFDPLRDVEDTAARFAAGDFNQRLEADTPNTEVGRLNRSLNAMLERIDSAFEDRERTIDQMRRFVGDASHELRTPLVSLRGYAELYRMGALRKEEDVAQAMERIEKEAQRMGLLVQDLLQLARIDESKPLELGPVDLVAIARDSALDTMASNPDREIQVLVEDSVTGVSVAQPVRPTLAKGDTGEVPGSPPSANTTGPIAFSRQTIARLRARRTRAMGVEGGVPTDETTPLPTIVLPARPPIVLAEENKIRQVVTNLMGNAMRFTEHDDPIEIGIGVDDERGMAHIDVIDHGEGIPPQLRDKIFQRFWRADTSRARDTGGSGLGLAIVSGIVQAHHGSVEVFDTEGGGATFRVWLPLLPRDYTPTPTA